Sequence from the Flavobacterium sp. J372 genome:
ATTTGCCTTCTTCTATGGAACAATTCATCGTATCAGCCCGCAAATACCGTCCCCAGACATTTAAAGATGTGGTGGGCCAGCAGGCTATTACCAATACGCTGCTCAACGCCATAGAAAATAACCACCTGGCACAGGCATTGCTTTTTACAGGCCCGCGGGGTGTGGGTAAAACCACCTGTGCGCGTATACTTGCCCGTAAAATCAATCAGGAAGGTTATGATGACCCGTATGAGGATTTTGCATTCAACGTGTTTGAACTTGATGCTGCCAGTAATAACTCGGTTGATGATATACGCAGCCTTATAGATCAGGTACGCATACCACCGCAAACGGGCAAATACAAAGTATATATCATTGATGAGGTGCATATGCTCTCCCAAGCTGCCTTTAACGCTTTCCTGAAAACGCTGGAAGAGCCGCCCCGTCATGCCATTTTTATACTGGCTACTACCGAGAAGCATAAGATTATTCCAACAATACTGTCTCGCTGTCAGATATTCGATTTTAAACGAATAACGGTAAAAGATGCCAAAGAGCACCTTGCCGATGTGGCCCGCAGCCAGGGGATAAATTTCGAAGACGATGCACTACACATCATAGCCCAAAAAGCTGATGGCGCCATGCGTGATGCACTCTCGATATTTGACCGTGTAGTGAGCTATTGCGGAAACAACCTTAGCCGCCAGGCTGTTACCGAAAACCTGAACGTACTTGATTATGAGTATTATGTGAAGGTGACTGACCTAATTCTTGAAAACCGCATTCCGGAATTGCTATTGGCGTATAATGATATTCTTGCCAAAGGTTTTGACGGGCACCATTTTGTGGCAGGGCTTGCTTCGCACTTCCGCGACCTGTTGGTTTGCAAAAACCCGGCAACACTTGTATTGCTTGAAGCCGGTGAAGCCGCCCAGGCGCTTTACGCATCGCAGGCGCAGCGCGCAAGCCACGACTTTTTAATGAAAGGAATTGACTTGGCCAACGAGTGCGACCTTAAATACAAAGTAAGCCAGAACCAGCGCCTGCTTACCGAACTTTGCCTTATGCAGCTTGCCTCCATCACTTTTGACGGAGAAAAAAAAAAAGCTGACCAATTTATAATCCCCGCGCATTATTTTAAAGACGGAGCGCCTGTAATTGCTAAGGTTACGGTGCAGGAAACGCATATTGAAACTTCTGCCGTTACTATTGATGCGGTTGCTGTTTCGGTTGAACCGCAGGGCATTGCGCCATTGCCAACCACAGAACTTGAAGTCGACACTCCTGAAGAAGTTGTACCGCCTGCCCCGCCTAAGCCTGAGCCTGAAGGCACAGTTAAGGTCTCTGCATTGTCTTTATCGAGCATAAAGAAAATGCGCGAGCTTGCCGAAACCCAAAAGGCAAACCAAAAGCATGCTGATGAACTTCCAACAGAGCCGTTTACGGAAACCGACATGCTGCTGAACTGGAACAAATTCGCACAACGCCTAAGTGATAACGGGCAGAAGATTATGGCGACCTACATGCAGATGAATGACCCAATTCTTGAAGGTACAACCATTAAGCTGCAGTTGCCGAATGAAGGCTCAAAAGTTGATTTTGATAATAATAAGCTGGAATTGCTGGGTTACCTGCGCGGCAAACTTCACAACCATGACATAGTTATTGAAACGTATGTGAATGAATCTACCGAGCGTAAATATGCTTTTACCCCCGAAGAAAAGTATGAGAAGCTCAAAGCCATAAACCCTGCCATGGAAACGCTCCGCAGGATGTTTGACCTGGATATATAATCAATTGCAAAAGTTTTTATAAAGCTTCTTCTTCTGTAAGAAATTCTCTCTACATTTAATTTATAAAAACTAGTAAATGCTTGTAGATAAGAGAGTCCCGATTCGGTATATATTTAAAATGGTGAAGTATGAAATGCTCATTGTCATCATCCTTGCCACAGTTATTTATTTCATAGCAGGCGTTGTAGACCCCTACATTCCTGAAATGCCGCTTACCATTGCAACGTTTTTGGGTACAGGGATATCGGTACTCTTGTCGTTCAAAATGAGCCAGAGCTATGACCGCTGGTGGGAAGCCCGCAAGATTTGGGGCGCCATCGTAAATGATTCACGAAGCTTTGTATTGCAGTTGCAGGCTTTCCTCAAAAAAGAAGAGTTGAAGCCGAATATCCGTACTATGGCTTACCGGCAGGTTGCATGGTGCTATTCGCTTGGGCAATCGCTCAGAGGTTTGCCGCCATTGCAAGATTGCGAACAATTTATTTCTGATGATGATATAAGGCGCATACACGACTTTAAAAACAAACCACTGGCATTGCTCCAGCTTAATGTGCTCGACCTGAAAAAATTGCGGATGGAGAATGAGCTAAGCGATTTTGAAAGCATCCAGCTCAATAGCACATCTGTCAGGTTTTCTGACAGTATGGGTGCGGCTGAGCGCATCAATAACACAGTATTCCCGACCATATACCGTATGTTCCTGCATTTTATCATATACCTGTTTGTAGCTATACTTGGCATCGCTATGAAAGATGTAGGGCTGGTGTATGAGATACCGCTTTTGCTGCTGATATCATTCGTATTCTTCACACTTGAAAAAGCAGCTTACTACCTGCAGGGACCCTTTCCGTAACAGGCCGAGCGATGTTTCGGTAACGGCTATAGCGCGTACCATTGAAATCAATATCAGGCAATTACTTGAAGAAGAAGACCTGCCTGATCCGGTTACAAAGGACGAGTTTTATATTATGTAATACGACACTGCCAAAAACAAAAATCCAGAAGCGAAAGCTTCGGGATTTTTTGTTAGATTCTTTGTAAAGATGATTCTTAATCTATCATTTTAGTGCTTTTGCCACCGTCTGACGATCTGAAAATTAATTCCCGATGGTCGTCAACGCTTTTGATGGCTACTGAAAATTTTGCATCTGTAAAATCTAAATCCGATTCATTAGCAAAAAAATCCGTCTTGTCTATTTTAATTTCAAGTGGTAAATATTTGAATTGCCTGTAGGTTTCAAATGTATATCTGGTATCATCCAATGTTGCAAATCCAAATGTATATCTTCGGCAACTGTAATGTTTGTTATTATTATTGAATTTGTAAACTTTATCAGCTTCATAATCTTGGGAAATTACAATGAACATAATTATACCTATCAGGCCAACCAGAAAATTAATAGACATTGTAATAGCACCAATAATACCTAATACCTTTAATACAACGTTGGCCTTTTTCACGAGGATTACAACGCTCATACATACATACAGATAAGCCAATGAGAATATTATATAATCAGCATAGTCTCCATAAATTGATATTCCAAAATAAAATAACGATATATATACAACGATAAACACCGTTATAAGGGCCACGCTTTTAGACGTAAACATCTTTGCGAAATACGGTGCGCATAAAAGTGAGACTATAGGAAAGCCTAAAAATGTCAGTAAAAACAAGTAGTAACTAAATTCCACTTCAAGCAGTATATTTATCAGTAAATGTATTATGCGGTATTAATCCGGATGGCACTGTTTTGCAATCCGTGTCTTATCTTAAGAATCTAAATGCAGATTACAAAATCACACTATCGTTCTAAGATACTACTCCAACAAATCAGGCCTTCTCGTCTTGGTATGCTCCAGCGCCATATCCTCGCGCCATTTATCAATGTTGGCGCTATGGCCGCTTAGCAGTACATCTGGCACTTTCCAGCCTTTGTATTCGGCGGGGCGGGTATATACCGGCGGGGCCAGCAGGTTATCCTGGAAACTGTCGGTAAGGGCAGAGGTCTCGTTGCTCAAAACTCCCGGTATCAGGCGTATGATGGAATCTGACAGTACCGCCGCAGCAAGCTCACCACCTGAAAGCACATAATCACCAATTGAAATCTCTTTAGTGATGAAATGATCGCGCACACGCTGGTCAACACCCTTGTAATGCCCGCAAAGTATGATGATAT
This genomic interval carries:
- a CDS encoding bestrophin family protein — translated: MLVDKRVPIRYIFKMVKYEMLIVIILATVIYFIAGVVDPYIPEMPLTIATFLGTGISVLLSFKMSQSYDRWWEARKIWGAIVNDSRSFVLQLQAFLKKEELKPNIRTMAYRQVAWCYSLGQSLRGLPPLQDCEQFISDDDIRRIHDFKNKPLALLQLNVLDLKKLRMENELSDFESIQLNSTSVRFSDSMGAAERINNTVFPTIYRMFLHFIIYLFVAILGIAMKDVGLVYEIPLLLLISFVFFTLEKAAYYLQGPFP
- the trmD gene encoding tRNA (guanosine(37)-N1)-methyltransferase TrmD, coding for MRIDIITVLPELLRSPFEASILKRAIDKGLVEVHLHNLRDYSTNKHKNVDDYQFGGGAGMVMSIEPIDACISKLKSEREYDEVIYMTPDGETLSQGMANRMSLLQNIIILCGHYKGVDQRVRDHFITKEISIGDYVLSGGELAAAVLSDSIIRLIPGVLSNETSALTDSFQDNLLAPPVYTRPAEYKGWKVPDVLLSGHSANIDKWREDMALEHTKTRRPDLLE
- a CDS encoding DNA polymerase III subunit gamma/tau, whose amino-acid sequence is MEQFIVSARKYRPQTFKDVVGQQAITNTLLNAIENNHLAQALLFTGPRGVGKTTCARILARKINQEGYDDPYEDFAFNVFELDAASNNSVDDIRSLIDQVRIPPQTGKYKVYIIDEVHMLSQAAFNAFLKTLEEPPRHAIFILATTEKHKIIPTILSRCQIFDFKRITVKDAKEHLADVARSQGINFEDDALHIIAQKADGAMRDALSIFDRVVSYCGNNLSRQAVTENLNVLDYEYYVKVTDLILENRIPELLLAYNDILAKGFDGHHFVAGLASHFRDLLVCKNPATLVLLEAGEAAQALYASQAQRASHDFLMKGIDLANECDLKYKVSQNQRLLTELCLMQLASITFDGEKKKADQFIIPAHYFKDGAPVIAKVTVQETHIETSAVTIDAVAVSVEPQGIAPLPTTELEVDTPEEVVPPAPPKPEPEGTVKVSALSLSSIKKMRELAETQKANQKHADELPTEPFTETDMLLNWNKFAQRLSDNGQKIMATYMQMNDPILEGTTIKLQLPNEGSKVDFDNNKLELLGYLRGKLHNHDIVIETYVNESTERKYAFTPEEKYEKLKAINPAMETLRRMFDLDI